A single region of the Salvia miltiorrhiza cultivar Shanhuang (shh) chromosome 8, IMPLAD_Smil_shh, whole genome shotgun sequence genome encodes:
- the LOC131000049 gene encoding beta-galactosidase 8 isoform X1, whose amino-acid sequence MRGGAVAAAALDLLLILAAATTFCFGANVTYDHRGLVIGGRRRVLISGSIHYMRSTPQMWSDLIQKSKDGGLDVIQTFVFWNLHEPIRGQYDFTGRKDLVKFVKLVGEAGLMVHLRIGPYACAEWNYGGFPLWLHFIPGIVLRTDNEPFKAEMKRFTAKIVNMMKEENLYASQGGPIILSQIENEYGDIDAPYGKSAKTYISWAASMAVSLDTGVPWVMCQQTDAPNPIINACNGFYCDQFSPNANNKPKMWTENWSGWFSSFGDPVPHRPTEDTAFSTARFYQLGGSFMNYYMYHGGTNFGRTSGGPFITTSYDYDAPIDEYGLLRQPKWGHLKDVHNAVKLCEEALVATDPKTNSLGPSLEATVYKTESGLCAAFLANVDAQSDATVNFSGSSYHLPAWSVSILPDCKTVAINTAKINSAATISKFVPQLSQDDTTTADALFSGWSWINEPVGISSNSAFTKQGLQEQINTTADESDYLWYSLSIEKKGDEPFLQDGSQTVLHVKSLGHGLYAFINGQLAGSAKGSYSDPSVSLDVPINLVSGENKIDLLSLTVGLQNYGAFYDTKGAGITGPVQLKGVQNQSTIDLSSKLWTYQIGLRGEELGLSTGSSSEWTSQPTLPKNQPLVWYKTTFDAPTGSSPVAIDFSGMGKGQAWINGQSIGRYWPRRVASNAGCTESCNYRGSFSPSRCLKNCGQPTQQFYHVPRSWLQPGSNTMVLFEEMRGDPTQISFSTRETGSICSHISETHPIPLNTWISDEETRKRARPTLSLDCPLHNQVISEIKFASFGTPRGVCGSFIHGECSSKEALSTVEKACIGLRSCSVVVSADTFGDPCRGIAKSLAVEASCKWLDPHQDAHNGSNRSL is encoded by the exons ATGAGAGGCGGAGCAGTTGCGGCGGCGGCGCTTGATCTCTTGTTGATTttggcggcggcgacgacgttTTGTTTTGGCGCCAATGTGACCTACGATCACCGGGGGCTGGTAATCGGCGGCAGGAGACGCGTTCTGATTTCCGGTTCCATTCATTACATGCGCAGCACTCCTCAA ATGTGGTCAGATTTGATACAAAAATCGAAGGATGGAGGATTGGATGTGATTCAAACTTTTGTTTTCTGGAATCTGCACGAACCAATTCGAGGCCAG TATGATTTTACAGGGAGAAAAGATTTGGTCAAATTTGTAAAATTGGTTGGGGAGGCCGGCCTCATGGTTCATCTTCGAATAGGGCCTTATGCTTGTGCAGAATGGAACTATGG TGGGTTTCCTTTGTGGTTGCATTTTATACCGGGAATTGTTCTACGCACTGATAATGAGCCGTTTAAG GCTGAAATGAAGAGATTTACAGCCAAGATTGTGAACATGATGAAGGAAGAAAATCTATATGCATCCCAAGGTGGACCTATTATTTTGTCTCAG ATTGAGAATGAGTATGGGGATATTGATGCACCATATGGTAAGAGTGCCAAAACTTACATAAGTTGGGCTGCATCAATGGCTGTATCATTGGACACAGGGGTACCCTGGGTAATGTGCCAGCAAACTGATGCTCCGAATCCCATT ATCAACGCTTGTAACGGGTTTTACTGTGACCAATTTTCCCCAAATGCAAATAATAAGCCAAAGATGTGGACAGAGAACTGGAGTGGATG GTTCTCCTCATTTGGTGATCCTGTGCCTCACAGACCTACAGAAGATACTGCTTTCTCCACAGCGCGTTTTTACCAGCTTGGTGGAAGTTTCATGAACTATTACATG TATCACGGTGGAACCAACTTTGGCCGCACTTCTGGGGGCCCTTTCATCACAACAAGCTATGATTATGATGCTCCAATCGATGAATATG GACTTCTGAGACAGCCAAAGTGGGGTCACCTGAAAGATGTACACAATGCTGTAAAGCTTTGTGAAGAGGCACTAGTGGCAACAGATCCGAAAACTAATTCTCTTGGTCCCAGTTTGGAG GCTACAGTTTATAAAACTGAATCAGGACTGTGTGCTGCCTTTCTTGCAAATGTGGACGCTCAATCTGATGCAACTGTGAACTTCAGCGGCAGTTCCTATCACTTGCCTGCCTGGTCCGTCAGCATCTTACCCGACTGCAAGACTGTGGCTATCAATACTGCGAAA ATCAACTCTGCGGCCACCATTTCAAAGTTTGTTCCTCAACTTTCGCAAGATGATACGACCACTGCAGATGCACTCTTCTCAGGGTGGAGCTGGATCAACGAGCCAGTGGGCATATCTAGCAACAGTGCGTTTACAAAACAAGGCTTACAGGAGCAAATAAATACCACTGCTGATGAAAGTGACTATCTTTGGTATTCTCTGAG CATTGAAAAAAAAGGGGACGAGCCTTTCCTGCAAGATGGATCTCAGACAGTGCTTCATGTGAAATCGCTTGGTCACGGGCTTTATGCTTTTATCAATGGGCAGCTTGCAG GGAGTGCAAAAGGAAGTTACAGCGATCCAAGTGTGTCGTTAGATGTTCCTATCAACCTCGTATctggagagaacaaaattgatCTTTTGAGTTTGACAGTAGGATTACAG AATTACGGAGCATTCTATGATACAAAAGGTGCAGGAATCACTGGTCCTGTGCAGCTGAAAGGCGTACAAAATCAATCTACTATTGATCTTTCCTCGAAGCTGTGGACATATCAG ATTGGTTTGAGAGGAGAAGAGTTAGGCCTATCCACTGGAAGTTCATCTGAATGGACATCGCAGCCTACTTTACCGAAGAATCAACCATTGGTTTGGTACAAG ACAACTTTTGATGCTCCCACCGGAAGCAGCCCAGTAGCAATCGATTTCTCAGGAATGGGGAAGGGTCAGGCATGGATAAACGGGCAGAGCATTGGCCGTTACTGGCCCAGACGCGTAGCTTCAAATGCCGGCTGCACTGAATCTTGCAACTACAGAGGATCATTCAGCCCCAGTAGATGCTTGAAGAATTGTGGACAACCAACTCAGCAATT CTATCACGTCCCACGTTCGTGGCTACAACCGGGTTCAAACACCATGGTCTTATTCGAAGAAATGAGAGGCGATCCTACACAAATATCTTTCTCCACAAGAGAAACCGGAAGCATATGCTCTCATATATCAGAGACTCACCCCATCCCACTGAATACCTGGATTTCAGATGAAGAAACGAGGAAACGAGCTCGACCAACTCTATCACTCGACTGCCCTTTGCACAATCAGGTCATATCCGAAATCAAGTTTGCCAGCTTTGGAACTCCTCGAGGGGTGTGTGGAAGTTTCATCCATGGTGAATGCAGCAGCAAAGAGGCTCTTTCAACTGTAGAGAAG GCCTGCATAGGGTTAAGAAGCTGCAGCGTCGTCGTCTCGGCCGACACATTTGGGGATCCATGCAGAGGAATTGCTAAAAGTTTGGCTGTTGAAGCTTCCTGCAAATGGTTAGATCCTCATCAAGATGCACATAATGGTAGTAACCGATCTTTGTGA
- the LOC131000049 gene encoding beta-galactosidase 8 isoform X2 — translation MVNPVDTMHKIENEYGDIDAPYGKSAKTYISWAASMAVSLDTGVPWVMCQQTDAPNPIINACNGFYCDQFSPNANNKPKMWTENWSGWFSSFGDPVPHRPTEDTAFSTARFYQLGGSFMNYYMYHGGTNFGRTSGGPFITTSYDYDAPIDEYGLLRQPKWGHLKDVHNAVKLCEEALVATDPKTNSLGPSLEATVYKTESGLCAAFLANVDAQSDATVNFSGSSYHLPAWSVSILPDCKTVAINTAKINSAATISKFVPQLSQDDTTTADALFSGWSWINEPVGISSNSAFTKQGLQEQINTTADESDYLWYSLSIEKKGDEPFLQDGSQTVLHVKSLGHGLYAFINGQLAGSAKGSYSDPSVSLDVPINLVSGENKIDLLSLTVGLQNYGAFYDTKGAGITGPVQLKGVQNQSTIDLSSKLWTYQIGLRGEELGLSTGSSSEWTSQPTLPKNQPLVWYKTTFDAPTGSSPVAIDFSGMGKGQAWINGQSIGRYWPRRVASNAGCTESCNYRGSFSPSRCLKNCGQPTQQFYHVPRSWLQPGSNTMVLFEEMRGDPTQISFSTRETGSICSHISETHPIPLNTWISDEETRKRARPTLSLDCPLHNQVISEIKFASFGTPRGVCGSFIHGECSSKEALSTVEKACIGLRSCSVVVSADTFGDPCRGIAKSLAVEASCKWLDPHQDAHNGSNRSL, via the exons ATGGTGAATCCTGTAGACACTATGCATAAG ATTGAGAATGAGTATGGGGATATTGATGCACCATATGGTAAGAGTGCCAAAACTTACATAAGTTGGGCTGCATCAATGGCTGTATCATTGGACACAGGGGTACCCTGGGTAATGTGCCAGCAAACTGATGCTCCGAATCCCATT ATCAACGCTTGTAACGGGTTTTACTGTGACCAATTTTCCCCAAATGCAAATAATAAGCCAAAGATGTGGACAGAGAACTGGAGTGGATG GTTCTCCTCATTTGGTGATCCTGTGCCTCACAGACCTACAGAAGATACTGCTTTCTCCACAGCGCGTTTTTACCAGCTTGGTGGAAGTTTCATGAACTATTACATG TATCACGGTGGAACCAACTTTGGCCGCACTTCTGGGGGCCCTTTCATCACAACAAGCTATGATTATGATGCTCCAATCGATGAATATG GACTTCTGAGACAGCCAAAGTGGGGTCACCTGAAAGATGTACACAATGCTGTAAAGCTTTGTGAAGAGGCACTAGTGGCAACAGATCCGAAAACTAATTCTCTTGGTCCCAGTTTGGAG GCTACAGTTTATAAAACTGAATCAGGACTGTGTGCTGCCTTTCTTGCAAATGTGGACGCTCAATCTGATGCAACTGTGAACTTCAGCGGCAGTTCCTATCACTTGCCTGCCTGGTCCGTCAGCATCTTACCCGACTGCAAGACTGTGGCTATCAATACTGCGAAA ATCAACTCTGCGGCCACCATTTCAAAGTTTGTTCCTCAACTTTCGCAAGATGATACGACCACTGCAGATGCACTCTTCTCAGGGTGGAGCTGGATCAACGAGCCAGTGGGCATATCTAGCAACAGTGCGTTTACAAAACAAGGCTTACAGGAGCAAATAAATACCACTGCTGATGAAAGTGACTATCTTTGGTATTCTCTGAG CATTGAAAAAAAAGGGGACGAGCCTTTCCTGCAAGATGGATCTCAGACAGTGCTTCATGTGAAATCGCTTGGTCACGGGCTTTATGCTTTTATCAATGGGCAGCTTGCAG GGAGTGCAAAAGGAAGTTACAGCGATCCAAGTGTGTCGTTAGATGTTCCTATCAACCTCGTATctggagagaacaaaattgatCTTTTGAGTTTGACAGTAGGATTACAG AATTACGGAGCATTCTATGATACAAAAGGTGCAGGAATCACTGGTCCTGTGCAGCTGAAAGGCGTACAAAATCAATCTACTATTGATCTTTCCTCGAAGCTGTGGACATATCAG ATTGGTTTGAGAGGAGAAGAGTTAGGCCTATCCACTGGAAGTTCATCTGAATGGACATCGCAGCCTACTTTACCGAAGAATCAACCATTGGTTTGGTACAAG ACAACTTTTGATGCTCCCACCGGAAGCAGCCCAGTAGCAATCGATTTCTCAGGAATGGGGAAGGGTCAGGCATGGATAAACGGGCAGAGCATTGGCCGTTACTGGCCCAGACGCGTAGCTTCAAATGCCGGCTGCACTGAATCTTGCAACTACAGAGGATCATTCAGCCCCAGTAGATGCTTGAAGAATTGTGGACAACCAACTCAGCAATT CTATCACGTCCCACGTTCGTGGCTACAACCGGGTTCAAACACCATGGTCTTATTCGAAGAAATGAGAGGCGATCCTACACAAATATCTTTCTCCACAAGAGAAACCGGAAGCATATGCTCTCATATATCAGAGACTCACCCCATCCCACTGAATACCTGGATTTCAGATGAAGAAACGAGGAAACGAGCTCGACCAACTCTATCACTCGACTGCCCTTTGCACAATCAGGTCATATCCGAAATCAAGTTTGCCAGCTTTGGAACTCCTCGAGGGGTGTGTGGAAGTTTCATCCATGGTGAATGCAGCAGCAAAGAGGCTCTTTCAACTGTAGAGAAG GCCTGCATAGGGTTAAGAAGCTGCAGCGTCGTCGTCTCGGCCGACACATTTGGGGATCCATGCAGAGGAATTGCTAAAAGTTTGGCTGTTGAAGCTTCCTGCAAATGGTTAGATCCTCATCAAGATGCACATAATGGTAGTAACCGATCTTTGTGA